The following nucleotide sequence is from Halobacillus mangrovi.
TGAGAGCAGTTTTTTTCGTGGTAAACAAAATCCGTCAGCAAAACACGGTAAATGGTAAATAATCTTGTCATTATTGCCCGGGAAATGAGAAATTAGTGATTTCCTATGTCATCTATTGTTTAAAAATAGGTAAGAGATGGTATAGAAAGGTATAGCAGGATAATTCATTTCTGTGCTTTGCGTTATTAGAAAAGGGGTTCATCATGGATCAATATTTTGCTGAAGAAGCTATTTTAAGTATGACATCTCATTTGATTTTTATTGTAATCACGTGGAGGGTGCTGTTAGCAGTTAATTTCGATGCGTTTTTCCGGAAAAATAAAGTGTTTGAAGCAAGGGTATTGCTTATTTTTATTACCATTGCATTAGGAACAACAGTCAGCAATTTCTTCTTAGATTTTATTGGCTGGTCCAACAGTTTAGTCTACTTGTTTTAAACAAATGAGCAAATGTCTAATGTTGTTAGGAATTGTTTCGTATGAGAGTTGTCTTCTCAGGTCACACTTATAGTAAGTAAATGCTTGGGGAGGCATTCAAATGAAGATGATAGGAACTGTTCTTACTGCTACAATTATTTTTTTGCTAGGTGCTTATCCACAGGAAATGTCTGCAGGCAAGGATTCAACCCTTGTGAAGTTTGCAGCTTTTGCTGAGGATGAGCAGCTTGAAGTGAACGAATGGAAAGTCACCATTAAACAGCCTTTCGAAAGGAAGGATCTTGAAGCAAGAAAAAACGAACTTATCTCATATTTCGATGAAACAGAGATTAAAACAGAGGATATGACAAATTCATCTAAAATCATCATAAAAAACACTCAGAAAAACACCATATTAAACGAAGTATTTATTTTGATCGTACCGAAAGAGAAAAGTATGAGAGCAGAAATGGTTTATGTAGCAAGTGGACAGGGAACATCTTCAATGTCACCAGCGAGCATGTCGAAGCCACAAGATGTAAAAAGTCGTTTCTTTGGAGAAAAAGTCAATATTTTCTCTTGTCTTAAGGCGAAGTCTAGTGGTATTATAGATGATGTTTTAGTGTATCAAAAATTCAAACAGACATTTAACATTCAACCAATAGACGAAGTAATTGAACACGGCTGGTCTAGCAGAACCGGATATACAAAAGAATGGGGACAAGCCATCCCTGTAGCTGGTGACCGTATGAACGTCCAGTTCGCTTCTAGAACTTTGGGCGGGGAGACAAACATCACTATTGGCACACCCATTATTACTGCTGAATATTAATAATAATGAATATGGACGCGGAGGAGAATGAACCTTGGAAAAAATCATCGTCCGTGGTGGGAGGCAGCTGAATGGTACTGTGAAAGCCGAAGGTGCCAAGAATGCCGTACTGCCTGTCATCGCAGCAAGTATTATTGCAAGTGAAGGAAAAAGCGTTTTGCACGAAGTACCTGCTTTAGCAGATGTCTATACGATCAATGAAGTGATCAGACATATGAATGCAGACGTAGAAGTTGATGGCAATACAGTAACCATTGATGCTTCTGGTGAATTGTCAACAGAAGCTCCAATAGAATATGTTCGTAAAATGCGCGCTTCTGTTCTCGTACTGGGACCGCTTTTGGCCCGCTATGGCCATGCTAAGGTTGCCCTGCCGGGAGGATGTGCCATTGGCTCACGCCCTATAGACCAGCACCTGAAAGGCTTTGAAGCTATGGGTGCCGAGGTGACAGTCGGAAATGGCTATATTGAAGCGGAAGTCAAAGGTCGCTTAAAGGGAGCCAAAATTTATTTCGATGTTCCTAGTGTCGGTGCTACAGAGAATGTCATGATGGCGGCTGCACTAGCCGACGGAAAGACAGTCCTTGAAAACTGTGCTAAGGAGCCTGAAATTGTAGATTTAGCGAACTATTTAAACAAAATGGGCGCTAAGATTGTAGGAGCTGGAACAGAAACGATCCGCATTGAAGGTGCAGAGAAATTAGTTGGTGCGACTCATACAATTATCCCTGACCGTGTTGAAGCTGGAACCTTTATGGTAGCAGCTGCGATCACTGGAGGGAATGTGCTCGTTAAAGGTGCAATGCCAGAGCACTTGCGTTCTGTTATTTCCAAAATGGAAGAAATGGGAGTCACGATTAAGGAAGAAGAAGAAGGATTGCGTGTGATCGGTCCTGATATCTTGAAAGCGACTGATATTAAGACAATGCCTCACCCAGGATTTCCTACGGATATGCAGTCTCAAATGATGGCGCTCATGCTTAACGCAGTAGGTACAAGTGTAATTACAGAAACTGTATTTGAAAATCGTTTTATGCATGTAGAAGAATTCCGTCGTATGAACGCAAATATGAAGATAGAAGGCCGCAGTGTTATTGTGGAAGGTCCATCTGCGCTTCAAGGAGCTGAGGTGGCAGCTACAGACTTGCGAGCTGGAGCAGCTTTAGTGTTAGCCGGACTAGTTGCTGACGGTTATACTCGAGTAACTGAATTAAAACACCTGGATCGCGGCTATGTAAACTTTACGGAAAAACTTGCTCAGCTAGGTGCAGATATTGAACGTGTTTTTGAAGGTGAATCCTACATCGAAGAGCAAGAAGCTAGTGAATCAGTTTCGACCTTATAATATACTCATCCAGTAGCTTGGTTGTTTCAATTTTTATTGAAATAACCGAGCTTTTTTAGTTCTATCATTTTTCCTTCTTGGATACATTTTAGTAGAGGGATCTACTATATGACCAGGAGGATGAGAATGAGAAGACAAAAATGGCTGGGACTAATCGTAGCAAGTGGCCTGTTTATGGCTATTCTTATTATTCCAACACTAATCGTCGTACCGTTCATCGGCTCTAACGAAGTCAATGTAGTCCAGGAAGCCCCAAGCACAAAAGAGGAGAGTGCAGGAGAGCTTTCAGAAGACTTATCATCCTTTTCCATTCGTGTATTGAGGAGTGGATCTGGGGAAGTGGAGAAAGTGCCGTTAGAAACTTACGTGGCTCGTGTTGTAGCCTCTGAAATGCCAGCGACCTTTGAGATTGAAGCATTAAAAGCTCAAGCCTTGGCAGCCCGAACTTACATTACAAGGCATTTGGTACAGGAAAGTGCAGTTTCAAGCGAAGCTGATGTAACAGATACGGTTAATCACCAAGTGTACAAAAACGATCAAGAGTTGAGACAGCAATGGCAAGACCGGTATGCAGCGAACATGGAAAAAATTAATCAGGCTGTAAAAGCAACGGCTGGAGAGATCATCACGTATGAGCATCAGCCGATAACGGCAGCTTTCTTTTCAACAAGTAACGGTTACACAGAAAATGCTGAAGATTATTGGGAGGATGAAATTCCATATTTAAGAAGCGTGGAGAGTCCATGGGATGAAGCCTCACCAAAATTTGTAGATCAGAAAGTGGTATCTTTAGAAGAATTACAGTCAAGTTTAGGTGTGGCCCTTAATACAGACTTAAGGAATACTAAGATGACAAAAACGGAAGGAAACCGGGTAGAAAAAGTTGTGTTCGGTGAGCAGGCGTTCTCTGGAAGAGAGATTCGTGAGAAATTGAGTTTGCCTTCCAGTGACTTTACGATTCAGCAAAAAGGAGACCATGTCATCTTTACGACGAAAGGGTATGGTCATGGAGTTGGAATGAGTCAATATGGAGCGAATGGAATGGCTATGAATGGAAAGAGTTATAAAGATATTGTACACCACTATTATCAAAACACTGAGATCTCACCTATGAGTAAACAAACCGCATCACTCATGGAAGGTGAAAAGCCAGTAAATTAATAGGACCGCTTAAAGCGGTTCTTTTTTATTGTCTAGGAATTTATAATATTTTTGAGTCGTTAACTAAAGGTGTCATAGGACGTGCGGAACTTAGTTGACTATTGATTAAATAACTAAGTCAGGCACAAACCCTCTTTGCTACTTGGCTTAAGCCGGCGCGATGATTGGGATTTTGGTTCGTTAAGAAAATTTTTCCTTAAAATGTATAGAATTCCTCATAAGTGTTCAGAATGGTTTTTGAGGTGATGAACATGAGAGAGGAAGGTAAGAAAAGCGTGACTAAATTAAAGTTTAAACGCTTGATGCGTAAGAAGTGGTTGTATCCAGCTTTGTATTTGTCGGTAGCAGCATTAGTTCTTGTAGGAGTATTTTGGTATCAGCAAAGTGCGAATAACGTAGGTGAGGAAGTTGCTGAGCAGCCTAAATCTGAAGTTCAAAATGAGTTTTCAACTCTTGATAATGAACAACAAGATTCAATGGCGGTTATGGGGCAGGATGAAAACTTACAAATGCCTGTCGCTGATGAAAAAGCAGCTACCATTGTAACAAAATTCTATGATTACGACGCTTCAGAAGAAGATCAAGAAAGTGCACTGGTTCTATACAACAATAAGTACTATCAAAGTCAAGGTGTCGATATCACTAGAGAAGATGGGGAATCGTTCGAGGTTACCGCTGCTCTAAGTGGTAAGGTCACAGAAGTGAAGGAAGATCCATTGTACGGCAATGTGATTGAAATCACTCATGACAAAGATGTCACAACTGTATATGCTAGTCTAGATGATGTTCAAGTCCAAGCAGGATCAGAAGTTACTCAAGGTGATGTTCTAGGTGCAGCAGGGCAAAATTCATTCGGACAAGCTAGTGGCGTTCATGTACACTTCGAAGTTCGAAAAAATGGTGAGCCATTCAATCCTGAAAGCTTTTTTGGACAACCATTAAGCCAAATCAATGATAATGCGGAAGAAGGTTCTGAAACAGAAGGTGCACCAGAAGATGATGCAGCAGAAGAAAATGAAGCACCATCTCAAGATCCAGCTGATGAATCAGACCCGTCTGCCGAAGATAATCAAACAAACGAAGATGAACAACCAAATACAGAAGAAGATCCATCAGGTTCTGAAGATGAAGAACAAACACCTGATGAAGATAGCGCATCATCCATCTCTACAATTCAAACTTAAAAATGAGGGAGCTTTCCCTCATTTTTTTTGTGCCTAGAAATAAGCTGGATAGAAAGTTTCCCGTCTTCACTCTTACACATGTGGCATATCTTCACGGTTTTATTAATACAATGAGGATAACCGAGCACTCGGTAACATCCAGGGTGATCCAGCATGACAAACATCAAGAGTTAACCACCCACACATAAAAACATAAGCGCTTTCCTACGACCCACCCCCTTGGATAGTCAATCACAGGAGGCGAGTGGAGTGCATGATTACATCAAAGAGAGGACCATCAAGATTGGAGAGCACATTATCGAAACAAAAAAAACGGTGAGAGTGATCGCCAAAGAGTTTGGCGTTTCAAAAAGTACGGTTCATAAAGATTTGACGGAGAGACTCCCGGAGGTGAATCCAGAGCTGGCAAAAGAAGTGAAAAAAATCCTGGATTACCATAAGGAAATCCGGCATTTACGCGGCGGAGAAGCGACGAGACGGAAATATAAAGCACAGTTGTTAGACGAGAAGTCCGTTCAACCCCTTCACTGATACTTTAGATCCTCCTATTGTCAAAATTCCTCGATAAAGGTAACTTTTTTCATATTAGATGAGACGAATGTCGCAATACTGTGATAGAATATAGAATTAGATGTGTGAGTTTTTCAACTATACCGATAGCTATTTAAAGAATAGGGAAGACTAAATAGAAGGAGTAATTTCTCCTACCCCTTGAAGACATAGAAGGATTCAAAAGCTGCCCAGTGCAGGATTTGTGTCCTATTGTGTCTTTATGGGTATTTATGCTTTATACAATAGGGAGGATCTACAGGACATGTTTGCAAGAGATATAGGAATAGACCTTGGTACAGCAAATGTGCTGATACATGTGAAGGGTAAAGGGATTGTTCTAAATGAACCGTCAGTAGTTGCTATGGACCGTAACACTGGTAAAGTGCTTGAAGTAGGTGAGGAAGCTCGTCGGATGGTAGGCCGTACGCCGGGTAACATTGAAGCCATCCGCCCACTGAAAGATGGGGTCATTGCAGACTTCGATGTGACTGAAGCTATGCTCAAGCACTTTATCCAGAAAACAAATGTACGCGGATTCCTCTCGAAACCACGTATGTTGATTTGCTGTCCAACAAACATAACGAAAGTAGAGCAAAAAGCAATCAAAGAAGCTGCCGAAAAGTCAGGCGGTAAGAAAGTGTACTTAGAAGAAGAGCCGAAAATTGCTGCAATTGGTGCCGGGATGGATATCTTTCAACCAAGCGGTAATATGGTTGTGGACATCGGTGGAGGTACGACGGATGTGGCCGTCCTTTCAATGGGGGATATCGTAACCGCGTCGTCCATTAAAATGGCAGGAGATAAATTTGACTACGAAATTCTCCAATACATTAAAAAAGAATATAAGCTCCTGATTGGAGAGCGAACGGCTGAAAATATTAAAATTAGTGTAGCGACTGTATTCCCAGGGTCCCGCAATGAAGAAATTGAGATTCGAGGAAGAGACATGGTATCTGGTCTGCCAAGGACAATTTCTGTGAACTCTGCTGAAATAGAAAAGTCCCTTCGCGAATCGGTCCAGGTTATAGTTCAAGCTGCTAAGCAAGTACTGGAGCGTACGCCACCTGAATTATCCGCTGATATTATTGATCGGGGCGTTATTATGACAGGAGGCGGAGCCCTGCTTCATGGAATCGATCAACTATTAGCAGAAGAGTTGAAGGTTCCGGTATTAGTAGCAGAGTCTCCGATGGATTGTGTAGCATCTGGAACAGGTATCATGCTTGAGAATATTGATAAACGCATTTCTACGAAGTATTAAACGTTCTAGGATACTTAGAAAGAAGGAGCGATAACCTTGTTAAGAGGATTCTACACAGCTGCTTCCGGAATGATGGCTAATCAGAGGATGCAAGAAACGTCATCGAATAACATGGCTAATGCATACACTACAGGATATAAAGCCGATCAAGGCGCAATGAGGGCTTTTCCTGAGTTGTTGATTGAGCAAATGGGGACGAAGTCTTTACCTGTGTCAAAGGACTTGAAGTTACCTGTGAGTAGAGATGTAGGATCCCTTAATACTGGTGTTTATTTACAAGAAGCTGTTCCTGCATTTACTCAAGGAGATATAAAGGAAACGGGGATTGGAATGGATCTAGCCCTCGTACAAAAAACAACCCCTGATGAAAATGGGATGGTTTTTTTCAATGTCCAAAATGAGTCGGGGGAAATCCGTTATACCCGTAATGGGAATTTCACAGTAGATGGAGAAGGGTACTTAACAACGAATCAAGGATACTATGTGGTTGATCAAAATGGTGATCCTATCCAAACGGAAGGCATGGAGTTTGCCGTGTCTGTCGATGGAGATTTATCCACAGGTGGACAAGTCAATCCTTTAGGCCTCTCTTATAGTTCTAACAGCCAAGATATGGTGAAAGAAGGAAACGGATTATACCGCCCTGGAAGTGAGGGGGGAGTGCTCGCTGAAGTGCGTGGGAACCCTGAAGTAAGGGTTGAACTCAAGCAAGGCTTCCTCGAAAACTCTAACGTAGATCCTGCTCGAACCATGACAGAGATGATGAATACATATCGCTCATTTGAAATGAATCAACGTGTACTCAAAGCTTATGATCAAA
It contains:
- a CDS encoding DUF1146 family protein, encoding MDQYFAEEAILSMTSHLIFIVITWRVLLAVNFDAFFRKNKVFEARVLLIFITIALGTTVSNFFLDFIGWSNSLVYLF
- a CDS encoding YwmB family TATA-box binding protein → MKMIGTVLTATIIFLLGAYPQEMSAGKDSTLVKFAAFAEDEQLEVNEWKVTIKQPFERKDLEARKNELISYFDETEIKTEDMTNSSKIIIKNTQKNTILNEVFILIVPKEKSMRAEMVYVASGQGTSSMSPASMSKPQDVKSRFFGEKVNIFSCLKAKSSGIIDDVLVYQKFKQTFNIQPIDEVIEHGWSSRTGYTKEWGQAIPVAGDRMNVQFASRTLGGETNITIGTPIITAEY
- the murA gene encoding UDP-N-acetylglucosamine 1-carboxyvinyltransferase, which gives rise to MEKIIVRGGRQLNGTVKAEGAKNAVLPVIAASIIASEGKSVLHEVPALADVYTINEVIRHMNADVEVDGNTVTIDASGELSTEAPIEYVRKMRASVLVLGPLLARYGHAKVALPGGCAIGSRPIDQHLKGFEAMGAEVTVGNGYIEAEVKGRLKGAKIYFDVPSVGATENVMMAAALADGKTVLENCAKEPEIVDLANYLNKMGAKIVGAGTETIRIEGAEKLVGATHTIIPDRVEAGTFMVAAAITGGNVLVKGAMPEHLRSVISKMEEMGVTIKEEEEGLRVIGPDILKATDIKTMPHPGFPTDMQSQMMALMLNAVGTSVITETVFENRFMHVEEFRRMNANMKIEGRSVIVEGPSALQGAEVAATDLRAGAALVLAGLVADGYTRVTELKHLDRGYVNFTEKLAQLGADIERVFEGESYIEEQEASESVSTL
- the spoIID gene encoding stage II sporulation protein D, whose product is MRRQKWLGLIVASGLFMAILIIPTLIVVPFIGSNEVNVVQEAPSTKEESAGELSEDLSSFSIRVLRSGSGEVEKVPLETYVARVVASEMPATFEIEALKAQALAARTYITRHLVQESAVSSEADVTDTVNHQVYKNDQELRQQWQDRYAANMEKINQAVKATAGEIITYEHQPITAAFFSTSNGYTENAEDYWEDEIPYLRSVESPWDEASPKFVDQKVVSLEELQSSLGVALNTDLRNTKMTKTEGNRVEKVVFGEQAFSGREIREKLSLPSSDFTIQQKGDHVIFTTKGYGHGVGMSQYGANGMAMNGKSYKDIVHHYYQNTEISPMSKQTASLMEGEKPVN
- a CDS encoding M23 family metallopeptidase, whose protein sequence is MTKLKFKRLMRKKWLYPALYLSVAALVLVGVFWYQQSANNVGEEVAEQPKSEVQNEFSTLDNEQQDSMAVMGQDENLQMPVADEKAATIVTKFYDYDASEEDQESALVLYNNKYYQSQGVDITREDGESFEVTAALSGKVTEVKEDPLYGNVIEITHDKDVTTVYASLDDVQVQAGSEVTQGDVLGAAGQNSFGQASGVHVHFEVRKNGEPFNPESFFGQPLSQINDNAEEGSETEGAPEDDAAEENEAPSQDPADESDPSAEDNQTNEDEQPNTEEDPSGSEDEEQTPDEDSASSISTIQT
- the spoIIID gene encoding sporulation transcriptional regulator SpoIIID, which encodes MHDYIKERTIKIGEHIIETKKTVRVIAKEFGVSKSTVHKDLTERLPEVNPELAKEVKKILDYHKEIRHLRGGEATRRKYKAQLLDEKSVQPLH
- the mreB gene encoding rod shape-determining protein, with the translated sequence MFARDIGIDLGTANVLIHVKGKGIVLNEPSVVAMDRNTGKVLEVGEEARRMVGRTPGNIEAIRPLKDGVIADFDVTEAMLKHFIQKTNVRGFLSKPRMLICCPTNITKVEQKAIKEAAEKSGGKKVYLEEEPKIAAIGAGMDIFQPSGNMVVDIGGGTTDVAVLSMGDIVTASSIKMAGDKFDYEILQYIKKEYKLLIGERTAENIKISVATVFPGSRNEEIEIRGRDMVSGLPRTISVNSAEIEKSLRESVQVIVQAAKQVLERTPPELSADIIDRGVIMTGGGALLHGIDQLLAEELKVPVLVAESPMDCVASGTGIMLENIDKRISTKY
- a CDS encoding flagellar hook-basal body protein yields the protein MLRGFYTAASGMMANQRMQETSSNNMANAYTTGYKADQGAMRAFPELLIEQMGTKSLPVSKDLKLPVSRDVGSLNTGVYLQEAVPAFTQGDIKETGIGMDLALVQKTTPDENGMVFFNVQNESGEIRYTRNGNFTVDGEGYLTTNQGYYVVDQNGDPIQTEGMEFAVSVDGDLSTGGQVNPLGLSYSSNSQDMVKEGNGLYRPGSEGGVLAEVRGNPEVRVELKQGFLENSNVDPARTMTEMMNTYRSFEMNQRVLKAYDQSMQKAVTEIARLR